In a single window of the Streptomyces cinnabarinus genome:
- a CDS encoding tyrosine-protein phosphatase, whose product MTQQVPSTEPELAGVRNFRDVGGLPTVDGRRVRQGVLFRSGHLAHATDEDATFLDTLGLHTIFDFRNAADQKLEGPDVELTGVRNVNLPLSDPADGAEFWKMVRDGDIEQLREILDDGKAANRMIESYRMIIKERTTEHSRVLHSLAEDSVPALMHCAAGKDRAGLSIAVTLLALGVEREAILADYLESNAKHRRYKVQRNNSYTPEVMELLSPLFDARAEYLTAAFETIEENWGGVDTYLEQALGVTPEVRERLRERLLD is encoded by the coding sequence GTGACGCAGCAGGTCCCGTCGACCGAGCCGGAGCTGGCCGGAGTTCGCAACTTCCGCGATGTGGGCGGACTGCCGACCGTGGACGGACGCCGGGTACGGCAGGGTGTGCTGTTCCGCAGCGGCCACCTCGCGCATGCGACCGACGAGGACGCGACGTTCCTCGACACCCTCGGCCTGCACACGATCTTCGACTTCCGCAACGCCGCGGACCAGAAGCTGGAGGGCCCCGACGTCGAGCTGACCGGGGTGCGCAATGTGAACCTGCCGCTGTCCGACCCCGCGGACGGCGCCGAGTTCTGGAAGATGGTCCGCGACGGCGACATCGAGCAGCTGCGGGAGATCCTGGACGACGGCAAGGCCGCCAACCGCATGATCGAGTCGTACCGCATGATCATCAAGGAGCGCACCACCGAGCACTCCCGGGTGCTGCACTCCCTCGCCGAGGACAGCGTCCCGGCCCTGATGCACTGCGCCGCCGGCAAGGACCGGGCCGGTCTGTCGATAGCGGTGACCCTGCTCGCCCTGGGCGTCGAGCGGGAGGCGATCCTCGCCGACTACCTGGAGTCCAACGCCAAGCACCGCCGCTACAAGGTGCAGCGCAACAACAGCTACACCCCCGAGGTCATGGAGCTGCTCAGCCCGCTCTTCGACGCGCGCGCCGAGTACCTGACCGCGGCCTTCGAGACGATCGAGGAGAACTGGGGCGGTGTCGACACCTATCTGGAGCAGGCGCTGGGCGTCACTCCCGAGGTCCGGGAGCGGCTGCGCGAGCGCCTGCTCGACTGA